The Cydia pomonella isolate Wapato2018A chromosome 20, ilCydPomo1, whole genome shotgun sequence genome contains a region encoding:
- the LOC133529059 gene encoding glucose dehydrogenase [FAD, quinone]-like, translating to MIRSAEPCSCPIREVGPSMAAYCGGQVMLFMTVLEAFINGRCDLADPCNRVTSETPDSLLDSYDFIVVGGGTAGPVVAARLSENPQWKVLLIEAGGDEPTQSSVPAWVTSYWGRPDTDWMYKTEAQEKACLSEGSYCNWPRGKMLGGCSTINGMMYMRGHAADYDGWAIEGATGWSWYDVLPFFLKSEDNKEIGDGVSSQYHNTGGPLPVQKFRHAPQFAHDVVSAAIELGYPPTSDLNGETITGFTIAQTLNDNGSRFTTARAYLRPASKRENLHVLLNAHVAKVRIDPNTKTVTGVDYIKDNETKFVKVNKEVILSAGTLNTPQILMLSGVGPKEMLQKVNIPVVKDLPGVGQNLHNHVGVDLVFTLTKEPQIADLDWASATQYLLNRDGPMSSTGLSQLTGIVNSKHAARGGRHPDIQFFFSGYYASCSDGVATDPEKVKDIQERRRVSVSAVALQPRSRGYIALRSADPLHPPLMQPNYFCDEHELDVLVDAAWVVHRLANTTIMRDKYGMEPSEREHCQNLEIPSDEYFRCLAKHYTAPENHQVGTCKIGAKTDPMAVVDPELNVYGIQGLRVADASVMPTVPSGNTAAPTIMIAERAAQFIMSRYSRSKNIFGNADTTDGINNRFGSDASPTDSAINAGKRWYGQQPWKAPSWRDADWKRGFHGHRDEQKYKEKFLDDSYRDKYDDQYPERFTGPSLDWTTIGFKK from the exons ATGATACGATCGGCAGAG CCATGCTCTTGCCCTATTCGGGAAGTAGGGCCATCTATGGCCGCCTACTGCGGGGGCCAGGTCATGCTCTTCATGACCGTCTTGGAGGCCTTCATCAACGGACGCTGCGACCTCGCGGACCCCTGCAATAGGGTCACTAGTGAAACCCCCGACAGTCTGTTGGACAGCTATGACTTTATAGTCGTGGGTGGCGGGACTGCAGGCCCGGTGGTTGCTGCAAGGTTGTCGGAGAATCCACAATGGAAG GTACTTTTAATCGAGGCGGGTGGGGACGAACCGACACAATCTTCAGTGCCAGCATGGGTGACGTCTTACTGGGGTCGACCGGACACAGATTGGATGTATAAGACGGAAGCTCAAGAAAAAGCCTGTCTATCTGAAGGCTCGTATTGCAATTGGCCTAGGGGCAAGATGTTGG GCGGCTGTTCAACAATCAACGGCATGATGTACATGCGAGGCCACGCCGCCGACTACGATGGTTGGGCAATAGAGGGCGCTACCGGGTGGTCCTGGTACGACGTGCTACCTTTCTTCTTGAAGAGTGAAGACAATAAGGAGATCGGAGATGGAGTGTCCAGCCAGTATCATAATACTGGTGGGCCGTTGCCGGTGCAGAAG TTCCGACACGCACCACAGTTCGCGCACGACGTGGTGTCCGCGGCGATCGAGCTGGGTTACCCACCCACCAGCGACCTCAATGGGGAGACAATCACTGGCTTTACGATCGCACAAACCCTCAACGA CAATGGCTCTCGGTTCACCACAGCCCGCGCCTACCTCAGACCCGCGTCCAAACGCGAGAACCTTCATGTCCTGCTCAATGCCCACGTTGCCAAAGTACGCATAGACCCCAACACGAAGACGGTCACCGGAGTCGACTACATCAAAGACAATGAGACGAAGTTTGTCAAAGTTAACAAGgag gtGATCTTATCAGCCGGCACTCTGAACACCCCCCAAATCCTCATGCTATCCGGCGTGGGACCCAAGGAGATGCTCCAGAAAGTCAACATCCCCGTAGTCAAGGACCTGCCTGGCGTGGGCCAGAACCTCCACAACCACGTCGGCGTGGATCTCGTGTTTACCCTGACGAAGGAGCCTCAGATAGCCGACTTGGACTGGGCCAGCGCTACTCAGTATCTATTGAATAGAGATGGGCCTATGTCTTCTACTGGTTTGTCTCag CTAACAGGCATAGTGAACTCAAAGCACGCGGCAAGAGGCGGCCGTCACCCCGACATACAGTTCTTCTTCAGCGGGTACTATGCGTCCTGCAGTGACGGTGTTGCGACTGATCCCGAGAAAGTGAAGGATATCCAAGAGAGGAGACGTGTGTC CGTATCAGCCGTAGCCTTGCAGCCACGCAGCCGCGGCTATATCGCCCTGCGTTCGGCGGACCCGCTCCACCCGCCGCTGATGCAGCCCAActatttttgtgatgagcatgagTTGGATGTCTTAGTTGACGCTGCTTGGGTCGTTCATAGACTGGCTAATACTACT ATAATGCGTGATAAATACGGCATGGAGCCTTCAGAACGCGAACACTGCCAGAACTTGGAGATACCCTCGGACGAGTACTTCAGGTGCCTGGCCAAGCACTACACGGCGCCCGAGAACCACCAAGTTGGCACATGCAAGATCGGAGCCAAGACTGACCCGATGGCCGTTGTGGATCCGGAGCTCAACGTGTATGGAATTCAAG ggCTTCGTGTTGCTGATGCATCTGTAATGCCTACTGTGCCATCGG GTAACACTGCAGCCCCAACCATCATGATAGCCGAGCGAGCGGCCCAATTCATCATGTCGCGGTACTCCCGCTCGAAGAACATATTCGGCAACGCTGACACCACTGATGGCATCAACAACCGGTTCGGCAGCGATGCTAGTCCTACCGATAGCGCGATTAATGCTGGTAAAAG ATGGTACGGTCAACAACCCTGGAAGGCACCCTCCTGGCGCGACGCCGATTGGAAGCGCGGCTTCCACGGCCACCGCGACGAGCAGAAATACAAAGAGAAGTTTCTGGACGACAGCTACAGAGACAAGTACGACGACCAATACCCTGAGAGGTTTACGGGACCGAGTCTAGATTGGACCACGATTGgatttaaaaaatga
- the LOC133529060 gene encoding peptidyl-prolyl cis-trans isomerase-like, whose amino-acid sequence MPLPRVFLDVAADGSSMGRIVIELGTDVIPKTFENFRALCTSERGFGYKGSTFHRVIPNFMLQGGDFTNHNGTGGKSIYGEKFADENFVLKYTTPLCRVGCIGDGVGKDYPNCPGPESVDEACTQTESNRDTCKLL is encoded by the coding sequence ATGCCTCTACCGCGAGTTTTCTTGGATGTTGCTGCCGACGGCAGTTCAATGGGACGTATTGTTATCGAATTAGGGACAGATGTCATCCCCAAGACTTTTGAAAACTTCCGAGCCCTTTGCACCAGCGAGAGAGGCTTCGGTTACAAGGGCTCCACCTTCCACCGCGTCATCCCCAACTTCATGTTGCAAGGAGGCGATTTTACAAACCACAATGGCACTGGCGGAAAGTCCATCTACGGTGAGAAATTTGCTGATGAAAACTTCGTCCTGAAGTACACTACACCGCTCTgtagagttgggtgtattggggatggggtgggaaaAGATTACCCAAACTgtccaggaccggagtcagtagACGAGGCCTGCACCCAAACAGAGAGTAACAGAGATACATGTAAGCTACTCTAA